One stretch of Pandoraea oxalativorans DNA includes these proteins:
- a CDS encoding metal ABC transporter solute-binding protein, Zn/Mn family produces the protein MFGLGLGGSNASRGNSWLGAGPLAVFAVIFALVLAFASPAHAQDTRLPVSASFSILSDIVKAVGGDRVDVITLVGPDQDTHTYEPTPADVAKLSGTKLFFVNGLGFEGWLPRLMKSSHYPGELVTVTKGLKARTMVDDGKTVTDPHMFQDPERVKTMADNIAAALSKADPAGANYYADRARNYRGALDDLIVWANKQLAPIAPARRVVLTSHDAFGYLGQRFGIKFLAPEGVSTESEASAKDVANLIRVIRRTGIKAVFMENISNPRLVQRIAHDAKVTVDGKLYSDALSKNPEATTYLQLFQYNIRALAAAMKDNR, from the coding sequence ATGTTCGGATTGGGTCTTGGGGGCAGCAACGCGTCGCGCGGTAATTCGTGGCTCGGCGCGGGTCCCTTGGCGGTTTTCGCCGTGATTTTTGCGCTGGTCCTCGCCTTCGCCAGCCCGGCGCACGCGCAGGACACGCGCCTGCCCGTCAGTGCCAGCTTCAGCATTCTGTCCGACATCGTGAAGGCCGTCGGCGGCGACCGCGTCGACGTCATCACGCTCGTCGGTCCCGATCAGGACACGCACACCTATGAGCCGACCCCGGCGGACGTCGCCAAACTCTCAGGCACCAAGCTGTTCTTCGTGAACGGTCTGGGTTTCGAAGGCTGGTTGCCTCGTCTGATGAAGTCGAGCCACTACCCCGGTGAGCTGGTCACGGTCACGAAGGGCCTCAAGGCCCGCACGATGGTCGACGACGGCAAGACGGTGACCGATCCGCACATGTTTCAGGATCCCGAGCGCGTGAAGACGATGGCGGACAACATTGCCGCCGCCCTCTCGAAGGCCGACCCGGCAGGTGCGAACTACTATGCGGACCGCGCCAGAAACTATCGCGGCGCGCTCGACGACCTGATCGTCTGGGCCAACAAGCAACTCGCTCCGATTGCGCCGGCGCGCCGCGTGGTGCTGACCTCGCATGACGCCTTCGGCTATCTCGGCCAGCGATTCGGCATCAAGTTCCTCGCGCCGGAAGGCGTGTCGACGGAAAGCGAAGCCAGCGCCAAGGACGTCGCCAACCTGATCCGCGTGATCCGCCGCACGGGTATCAAGGCCGTCTTCATGGAGAACATCTCCAATCCGCGTCTGGTGCAACGCATTGCGCACGACGCGAAGGTCACCGTGGACGGCAAGCTGTACTCCGACGCCTTATCGAAGAACCCGGAAGCGACGACCTACCTGCAGTTGTTCCAGTACAACATCCGGGCGCTCGCCGCAGCGATGAAGGACAACCGGTAA
- the miaB gene encoding tRNA (N6-isopentenyl adenosine(37)-C2)-methylthiotransferase MiaB encodes MAKKIYIKTFGCQMNEYDSDKMADVLGAAEGLEKTDTPEDADVILFNTCSVREKAQEKVFSDLGRMRALKEIKPDLVIGVGGCVASQEGAAIVQRAPYVDVVFGPQTLHRLPQMLEARRSTGRSQVDISFPEIEKFDHLPPAKVEGATAFVSIMEGCSKYCSYCVVPYTRGDEVSRPFEDVLTEIAGLAEQGVREITLLGQNVNAYRGLMADGEIADFALLIEYVAEVPGIERIRYTTSHPKEFTQRLIDTYAKVPKLVSHLHLPVQHGADRVLSAMKRGYTVLEYKSIIRRLRQVRPEMSMSSDFIVGFPGETEEDFDKLMAMIHEIGYDTSFSFIYSPRPGTPAANLQDDTPREVKLRRLQHLQAVIEENAARISQRMVGSRQRILVEGVSRKDPNELQGRTENNRVVNFPAPEAQRAALIGQMTDVVITFAYPHSLRGELVTTH; translated from the coding sequence ATGGCAAAGAAGATTTACATCAAGACGTTCGGCTGTCAGATGAACGAGTACGACTCCGACAAGATGGCGGACGTACTCGGCGCGGCCGAAGGTCTCGAGAAGACCGACACCCCCGAAGACGCCGACGTCATCCTCTTCAACACCTGCTCCGTGCGCGAAAAGGCACAGGAAAAAGTGTTCTCGGATCTGGGCCGCATGCGCGCCCTCAAGGAAATCAAGCCGGATCTGGTGATCGGTGTCGGCGGTTGCGTCGCCAGTCAGGAAGGCGCGGCCATCGTGCAACGCGCCCCGTACGTGGACGTGGTGTTCGGCCCGCAAACGCTGCACCGCCTGCCGCAGATGCTCGAAGCGCGCCGCTCGACCGGCCGTTCGCAAGTCGACATTTCCTTCCCCGAGATCGAAAAGTTCGACCACTTGCCGCCCGCCAAGGTCGAGGGTGCGACGGCGTTCGTCTCGATCATGGAAGGCTGCTCGAAGTACTGCAGCTACTGCGTGGTGCCGTACACGCGCGGCGACGAAGTCTCGCGTCCGTTTGAAGACGTGCTCACCGAAATCGCCGGACTGGCCGAACAAGGCGTGCGTGAAATCACGCTGCTGGGCCAGAACGTGAACGCCTATCGCGGTCTGATGGCCGACGGCGAGATCGCCGACTTCGCGCTGCTCATCGAGTATGTGGCCGAAGTGCCGGGCATCGAACGCATTCGTTACACCACGAGCCATCCGAAGGAATTCACGCAGCGTCTGATCGACACCTACGCCAAGGTGCCAAAGCTGGTGAGCCATCTGCACTTGCCGGTACAACACGGCGCCGACCGCGTGCTGTCGGCCATGAAGCGCGGCTACACGGTGCTGGAGTACAAGTCGATCATTCGTCGCCTGCGTCAGGTGCGCCCCGAGATGTCGATGTCGTCGGACTTCATCGTCGGCTTCCCCGGCGAGACGGAAGAAGACTTCGACAAGCTCATGGCGATGATTCACGAAATCGGCTACGACACCAGCTTCTCGTTCATCTACAGCCCGCGCCCCGGCACGCCAGCCGCGAACTTGCAGGACGACACGCCGCGCGAAGTGAAGCTGCGCCGTCTGCAACACTTGCAGGCCGTGATCGAAGAGAACGCCGCACGCATCAGCCAGCGCATGGTCGGCTCACGTCAGCGTATTCTTGTCGAAGGCGTGTCGCGCAAGGACCCGAACGAGCTGCAAGGCCGCACCGAGAACAACCGCGTGGTCAACTTCCCGGCCCCCGAAGCACAGCGCGCAGCGCTGATCGGGCAGATGACCGACGTTGTGATCACTTTCGCTTATCCGCACTCGTTGCGCGGCGAGCTGGTCACCACGCACTGA
- a CDS encoding PhoH family protein encodes MKAPVQEFTAPRDDNRRLANLCGPLDENLRQIEQALDVSISRRGHRFSIRGKSAAVATQALESFYNRATEALSVDDIQLGLVETRQGLAPTVRHRDDNPFAAGETEDGSPVLHTRRSDLHGRTPAQRDYLKQILSHDVTFGIGPAGTGKTYLAVACAVDALERDAVKRIVLTRPAVEAGERLGFLPGDLAQKVDPYLRPLYDALYDLLGFDKTQKYFEKQMIEIAPLAYMRGRTLNHAFIILDEAQNTTPEQMKMFLTRIGFGSKAVVTGDTTQVDLPRGQKSGLMEAQVILKNVRGIAMTRFTSVDVVRHPLVARIVEAYDEHAQHLEAGLDLPASEQGRERPSRGPRAAGGKA; translated from the coding sequence TTGAAAGCACCCGTCCAAGAATTTACCGCCCCGCGCGACGACAATCGCCGTCTGGCCAATCTCTGCGGCCCGCTCGACGAGAACCTGCGTCAGATCGAGCAGGCGCTCGACGTCTCGATCAGCCGCCGAGGCCATCGCTTCTCGATTCGCGGCAAAAGCGCCGCCGTCGCCACGCAAGCCCTCGAGAGTTTCTACAACCGCGCCACCGAAGCGCTGTCCGTCGACGATATCCAGTTGGGTCTCGTGGAGACGCGTCAGGGCCTCGCGCCGACCGTGCGTCACCGCGACGACAATCCGTTTGCCGCGGGCGAGACGGAAGACGGCTCGCCGGTGCTGCACACGCGTCGCAGCGACCTGCACGGCCGCACGCCCGCGCAGCGCGACTATCTGAAGCAGATCCTCTCGCACGACGTGACGTTCGGCATCGGCCCGGCCGGTACCGGCAAGACGTATCTGGCGGTGGCGTGCGCCGTCGACGCGCTCGAGCGCGACGCCGTCAAGCGCATCGTGCTCACGCGTCCGGCGGTGGAAGCGGGCGAGCGTCTGGGCTTCCTGCCGGGCGATCTCGCGCAGAAGGTCGATCCGTATCTGCGTCCGCTGTACGACGCCCTCTACGATCTGCTTGGCTTCGACAAGACGCAGAAGTACTTCGAGAAGCAGATGATCGAGATCGCGCCGCTCGCCTACATGCGCGGCCGCACGCTCAACCATGCGTTCATCATTCTGGACGAGGCGCAGAACACCACGCCCGAGCAGATGAAGATGTTTCTCACGCGTATCGGCTTCGGCAGCAAGGCGGTTGTGACTGGCGACACCACGCAGGTCGACCTGCCGCGCGGCCAGAAGAGCGGTCTGATGGAAGCGCAGGTGATTCTGAAGAACGTGCGTGGTATTGCCATGACGCGCTTCACCAGCGTCGACGTCGTGCGTCACCCGCTGGTCGCGCGCATCGTCGAAGCGTACGACGAGCATGCGCAGCATCTGGAAGCCGGGCTGGACCTGCCTGCGTCGGAGCAAGGGCGTGAGCGCCCGTCCCGTGGTCCGCGTGCTGCCGGAGGCAAGGCATGA
- a CDS encoding gamma-glutamylcyclotransferase, translating to MERIPERSTDPEAPEALQASTSSGPGCNRYPPDLGVSRHLSPEEMSESLDAALTGWNGREDLWIFAYGSLIWNPGMPVEECLRARVHGYHRGLYLWSRVNRGTPEQPGLVLALDRGGSCAGVAMRLAAKHVRTEFETLWYREMAMGSYRPMWLNCQLADGRTKPGLAFVMRREAASYAGRLPDAIVRQVFDRAQGRYGTTHDYVVRTVKALREAGMPDPALEAVLRRCEAK from the coding sequence ATGGAACGCATCCCCGAGCGATCGACCGACCCTGAAGCGCCTGAAGCTCTCCAGGCCAGTACGTCGAGCGGCCCCGGATGCAACCGGTACCCGCCGGATCTCGGCGTCTCCCGCCACCTGAGCCCGGAAGAAATGAGCGAATCGCTCGACGCCGCGCTCACCGGCTGGAACGGGCGCGAAGACCTCTGGATCTTCGCCTACGGCTCGCTCATCTGGAACCCCGGCATGCCCGTCGAAGAATGCCTGCGCGCCCGCGTGCACGGCTATCACCGGGGGCTGTATCTGTGGTCGCGCGTCAATCGCGGCACGCCGGAGCAGCCGGGACTTGTGCTGGCGCTCGATCGCGGCGGCTCGTGCGCCGGGGTGGCGATGCGTCTTGCCGCAAAGCACGTCCGCACGGAATTCGAAACGCTCTGGTATCGGGAAATGGCGATGGGCTCCTATCGTCCGATGTGGCTGAATTGCCAGTTGGCCGACGGCCGCACCAAGCCGGGCCTCGCCTTCGTCATGCGACGCGAAGCGGCAAGCTACGCCGGCCGTCTGCCCGACGCCATCGTCCGCCAGGTGTTCGATCGGGCGCAGGGACGCTACGGCACCACGCACGACTACGTTGTCCGTACCGTCAAGGCGCTGCGCGAAGCGGGCATGCCCGACCCGGCGCTCGAGGCGGTGCTGCGCCGCTGCGAGGCGAAGTAG
- a CDS encoding HlyC/CorC family transporter, protein MNDPYPSRPGPKKTDKPRSLLERLTDLISPEPESRAELLEILQDAHARNLMDADSLAMIEGVFQVADLCARDIMVPRAQMDAINIEQTPEEFVPFVLEQAHSRYPVYEGNRDNIIGILLAKDLLRYYANHDFDVRDMLRPAVFIPESKRLNVLLHDFRVNRNHIAIVVDEYGGVAGLITIEDVLEQIVGDIEDEYDFDEEEDNIIAAPDGSYRIRALTEIEQFNEAFGTQFHDDENDTIGGMITHQFGRVPRRGERLRIGNLVFEVLRADGRQVHMLLLRRVEPAPVVQPE, encoded by the coding sequence ATGAACGACCCTTATCCCAGTCGACCCGGTCCAAAGAAAACCGACAAACCTCGCTCTCTGCTCGAACGCCTCACCGATCTGATTTCCCCGGAGCCGGAGTCGCGCGCGGAGTTGCTCGAAATTCTGCAAGACGCTCACGCCCGTAACCTGATGGACGCCGATTCTCTGGCGATGATCGAGGGCGTATTCCAGGTGGCCGATCTATGTGCGCGCGACATCATGGTGCCGCGCGCGCAGATGGACGCCATCAACATCGAACAGACTCCCGAAGAATTTGTCCCCTTCGTGCTGGAACAGGCGCACTCGCGCTATCCGGTCTACGAGGGCAATCGCGACAACATCATCGGCATTCTGCTCGCGAAGGATCTGCTGCGTTACTACGCCAATCACGACTTCGACGTGCGCGACATGCTGCGCCCGGCCGTGTTCATTCCGGAGTCGAAGCGTCTGAACGTGCTGCTGCACGACTTCCGCGTCAATCGCAATCACATCGCCATCGTCGTGGACGAATACGGCGGCGTGGCCGGCCTCATCACGATTGAAGACGTGCTCGAGCAGATCGTCGGCGACATCGAAGACGAGTACGACTTCGACGAGGAAGAGGACAACATCATCGCCGCGCCCGACGGCTCGTATCGCATTCGTGCGCTCACGGAAATCGAGCAATTCAACGAAGCCTTCGGCACACAGTTTCACGATGACGAGAACGACACGATCGGCGGTATGATCACGCACCAGTTCGGCCGTGTGCCGCGCCGTGGCGAACGTCTGCGCATCGGCAATCTCGTGTTCGAAGTGCTGCGCGCCGACGGCCGTCAGGTCCACATGCTGCTGTTGCGGCGCGTGGAGCCGGCACCCGTCGTTCAGCCCGAGTAA